In a genomic window of Streptomyces sp. NBC_01231:
- a CDS encoding MFS transporter, with amino-acid sequence MTHHASPTTNAGNLRAWLGLLVVLGPVLLVSMDGSILFLAMPRVSQALSPSADQALWTLDIYGFAVGSLLIAFGNFGDRYGRLRLLMIGAIFFGLGSAAAAFAPTPELLIAARAVMGIAGATLLPSALAVLSELFTDPKRRAQAIGIFAAAFAAGFAIGPVIGGVLLERFWWGSVFLINLPVIVGFLCFAPVLLGEVRATRPGRIDTASVVTSAVGLLLAIYGIKHTAAQGLTVTAVATVLAGIAVLAWFGLRQRRLEHPLIDFSLFRDRIFTVAVITGLLPLAAWSAAAYLAGIYLQSVLDVPVLQAALWALPGAVVLTTTCIVTPLVVDRVGKRAALLVCHFSIAAGLLLLLPTTITGGIGWYAASTAVAGLGYGISFAVVADTAVAAVPPERAGSAGAIAETSNEIGNALGIALLGSLAALLFRLQGPDLAPTLDETLQLPELTAAIVTDATSAFLTGLHVAAAAASVLHLILGLVALRWLPRKAKVTAAENETAETR; translated from the coding sequence ATGACTCACCACGCCTCACCCACGACCAACGCCGGTAACCTCCGGGCCTGGCTCGGTCTGCTCGTCGTCCTCGGCCCCGTGCTGCTGGTCTCGATGGACGGATCCATCCTGTTCCTCGCGATGCCCCGGGTCAGTCAGGCGCTGAGCCCCAGTGCCGACCAAGCACTGTGGACCCTGGACATCTACGGCTTCGCCGTAGGGTCACTGCTCATCGCGTTCGGGAACTTCGGCGACCGCTACGGACGCCTCAGGCTCCTCATGATCGGCGCGATATTCTTCGGCCTCGGCTCCGCTGCCGCTGCCTTCGCCCCCACACCGGAACTGCTCATCGCCGCCCGCGCGGTCATGGGCATCGCCGGCGCGACCCTGCTTCCCTCCGCGCTGGCGGTTCTGAGCGAACTGTTCACCGACCCCAAGCGACGCGCACAGGCCATCGGCATCTTCGCCGCAGCATTCGCTGCCGGCTTCGCGATCGGACCGGTCATCGGCGGCGTGCTGCTGGAACGCTTCTGGTGGGGATCGGTGTTCTTGATCAACCTCCCCGTCATCGTCGGCTTCCTCTGCTTCGCACCGGTGCTGCTCGGCGAGGTCCGGGCGACCCGGCCTGGGCGGATCGACACCGCCAGCGTCGTGACCTCCGCCGTCGGGCTCCTGCTGGCGATCTACGGCATCAAGCACACGGCCGCCCAAGGCCTGACAGTTACCGCCGTGGCCACCGTGCTCGCGGGCATTGCCGTGCTGGCGTGGTTCGGTCTACGGCAACGGCGACTGGAGCACCCGCTCATCGACTTCTCACTCTTCCGCGACCGGATCTTCACCGTCGCCGTCATCACCGGTCTGCTGCCGCTCGCAGCATGGTCAGCTGCCGCGTACCTGGCCGGGATCTACCTGCAGTCCGTCCTCGACGTCCCCGTCTTGCAGGCCGCGCTCTGGGCGCTGCCTGGAGCCGTCGTACTCACCACCACCTGCATCGTGACCCCGCTGGTCGTCGACCGCGTCGGCAAGCGCGCCGCGCTGCTCGTGTGCCACTTCTCCATCGCCGCCGGTTTGCTCCTGCTGCTGCCCACCACCATCACAGGCGGAATCGGCTGGTACGCCGCATCCACCGCGGTCGCGGGCCTTGGCTATGGCATTTCCTTCGCTGTCGTCGCCGACACCGCCGTTGCCGCAGTCCCTCCCGAGCGCGCCGGATCCGCAGGCGCGATCGCGGAGACCAGCAACGAGATCGGCAATGCTCTCGGCATCGCGTTGCTCGGTTCGCTGGCGGCTCTGCTGTTCCGCCTCCAAGGCCCCGACCTCGCCCCAACCCTCGACGAGACACTCCAGCTGCCCGAACTGACAGCGGCGATCGTGACCGACGCGACATCGGCCTTCCTCACCGGACTGCACGTCGCCGCGGCGGCAGCCAGCGTCCTGCATCTCATCCTCGGCCTCGTCGCGCTCCGCTGGCTGCCCCGAAAGGCCAAAGTCACCGCGGCTGAGAATGAGACGGCCGAGACCCGATGA
- a CDS encoding DUF4360 domain-containing protein, which translates to MAGGLLLGGAIAALLTTALPGTGPADAFEDPPTDKIIIKVATVNGSGCPQGTAAVAVSEDNTAFTVTYSDYLAQAGGNSDPTAFRKNCQLSLIVHVPGGFTYAIASADYRGFASLQPGASATQRASYYFQGSSNTVFKNHPFTGPRDDNWQATDTTDWPQLVYAPCGVQRNFNINTELRVTAGTQSPGKVSFMTMDSTDGDISTVYHMAWKECPKK; encoded by the coding sequence ATGGCTGGTGGACTTCTGCTGGGCGGCGCGATAGCCGCCCTGCTCACCACCGCACTGCCTGGAACGGGCCCGGCCGACGCGTTCGAGGACCCGCCCACGGACAAGATCATCATCAAGGTCGCCACGGTCAACGGCTCCGGCTGTCCGCAGGGCACGGCCGCGGTGGCCGTCTCCGAGGACAACACCGCCTTCACCGTGACCTACAGCGACTACCTCGCCCAGGCCGGCGGCAACTCCGACCCCACGGCGTTCCGCAAGAACTGCCAGCTCAGCCTGATCGTCCATGTCCCGGGCGGCTTCACGTACGCCATCGCCAGCGCCGACTACCGCGGCTTCGCCTCACTCCAGCCCGGCGCGAGCGCCACCCAGAGAGCCTCGTACTACTTCCAGGGCTCATCGAACACGGTGTTCAAGAACCACCCCTTCACCGGTCCCCGCGACGACAACTGGCAGGCCACCGACACCACGGACTGGCCCCAACTCGTCTACGCCCCCTGCGGAGTCCAGCGCAACTTCAACATCAACACCGAGCTCCGCGTGACCGCCGGCACGCAGTCGCCCGGCAAGGTCAGCTTCATGACGATGGACTCGACGGACGGGGACATCAGCACGGTGTACCACATGGCGTGGAAGGAGTGCCCGAAGAAGTAG
- a CDS encoding sulfite exporter TauE/SafE family protein: MRTLILLALAGLGAQLVDGSLGMAYGVTSTTLLLAMGTNPAAASATVHLAEIGTTLMSGASHWRFGNVDWKVVAKIGVPGAVGSFLGATVLSKLSTEVAEPAMSLILLGLGLYVMSRFTLRGLPEDRLGKPLGKRFLTPLGLVAGFLDATGGGGWGPVGTPALLASGRMEPRKVIGSIDTSEFMVAVAASLGFLFSLGSQGLKWTWVLAFLLGGLIAAPVAAWLVRMVPPRVLGSAVGGVIIVTNVQTLLKSDWIAAPGAVSAVVYVGLYAVWAAALAYSVRAHLRERAARNGSVEERQPASV, encoded by the coding sequence TTGCGCACGCTCATCCTGCTCGCTCTCGCGGGCCTCGGCGCCCAACTCGTGGACGGCAGCCTCGGCATGGCGTACGGCGTCACGTCCACCACGCTGCTGTTGGCCATGGGCACCAATCCGGCCGCCGCCTCGGCCACCGTCCACCTCGCCGAGATCGGCACCACCCTGATGTCGGGCGCCTCGCACTGGCGCTTCGGGAACGTCGACTGGAAGGTCGTCGCGAAGATCGGCGTGCCGGGAGCCGTCGGCTCCTTCCTCGGCGCGACGGTCCTGTCGAAGCTGTCCACCGAGGTCGCCGAGCCGGCGATGTCGCTGATCCTGCTCGGCCTCGGCCTGTACGTCATGTCCCGCTTCACCCTGCGCGGCCTGCCCGAGGACCGGTTGGGCAAACCGTTGGGCAAGCGGTTCCTCACCCCGCTCGGTCTGGTCGCCGGGTTCCTCGACGCGACCGGCGGAGGCGGCTGGGGCCCGGTCGGCACACCCGCGCTGCTGGCCAGCGGCCGGATGGAACCCCGCAAGGTGATCGGCTCCATCGACACCAGCGAGTTCATGGTGGCCGTCGCCGCGAGCCTCGGCTTCCTCTTCTCGCTCGGCTCGCAGGGCCTGAAGTGGACCTGGGTGCTCGCCTTCCTCCTCGGCGGCCTGATCGCCGCCCCCGTCGCCGCCTGGCTGGTCCGCATGGTCCCGCCGCGCGTACTGGGCTCCGCGGTCGGCGGCGTGATCATCGTCACCAACGTCCAAACGCTCCTGAAGAGCGACTGGATCGCCGCGCCGGGCGCGGTCAGCGCGGTCGTGTACGTCGGGCTGTACGCGGTGTGGGCCGCCGCCCTGGCGTACTCGGTCCGGGCCCATCTGAGGGAACGGGCGGCGCGGAACGGGTCCGTCGAGGAGCGGCAGCCGGCGAGCGTGTGA
- a CDS encoding Rrf2 family transcriptional regulator produces the protein MRISARADYAVRAVLELAVRQDDGPVKAEAIAVVQDIPHKFLEGILGDLRRAGVVDSRRGGGGGYRLAREAAQITVADVIRAVDGPIVSVRGERPTGLEYTGSAEPLLPLWIALRANVRRILEGVSLADLAADALPEPVRRLAAEPAAWENP, from the coding sequence ATGAGGATCTCGGCGCGGGCGGACTACGCGGTACGGGCAGTGCTGGAGCTCGCCGTACGGCAGGACGACGGACCGGTGAAGGCGGAGGCCATCGCCGTCGTCCAGGACATCCCGCACAAGTTCCTGGAGGGCATTCTCGGTGATCTGCGCCGTGCCGGTGTCGTCGACAGCCGACGTGGTGGGGGCGGCGGCTACCGGCTGGCCCGCGAGGCCGCTCAGATCACGGTCGCGGACGTGATCCGGGCGGTCGACGGGCCCATCGTCTCGGTACGGGGCGAACGCCCCACCGGACTGGAGTACACCGGATCCGCCGAGCCCCTGCTGCCGTTGTGGATCGCACTGCGGGCCAACGTCCGCCGCATCCTGGAAGGCGTCTCGCTCGCCGACCTCGCCGCGGACGCGCTGCCCGAGCCGGTACGGCGACTGGCCGCCGAACCGGCCGCCTGGGAAAACCCCTGA
- a CDS encoding beta-galactosidase — translation MGLSRRTFSVLAGTAALGFTLGGSEGTPNSATASRRVLTGPAPGPPAADGVRHTVGFDRYSLLVDGRRLVLWSGEMHPFRLPSPSLWRDVLQKMRAHGYNAVSVYVAWNYHSPAPGSYDFTGVRDLDLFLRTAAETGLYVILRPGPYINAEVDGGGFPGWLTVTEGLARTADPAYLKHADEWLGEVNRIGARHQFTRGTGTVLLYQIENEYDAYVTEPAGRDYMSHLYKKVRADGIDVPLFHNDKGHNDKGHDGKGHDDQGPNGYWPPGSFDTGGEKGHWLYGFDGYPSPEQVPPDWGHFGPGGARGGATASPKTPGFVAEFGGGGFDPWGGSPFQGKGYAQARRTRDAAYERRFYLTNLANGITLHNVYMTFGGTSWGWLPAPVVYTSYDYGAAFDEGRVATAKLAPMHQTGHLLQRQPDLARLRPAAAVKPADERLKAYHLTNPDTGAHVYVLRNDSAERVTTTLPGTAFDVPVSVPAEDARMLATDMDLGQWKLRYSTVQPMFCVTAGRQDIAVFAGPRGEMAQVVLDCALEPTTTRLDPDPAWVYDRGLLRVTAPLGAGGLTRVKVEGGGHDRSLLLLFVDDATSLRLFPRDTPSGSVLVYGPALVRDVTLRDSTVRLTGDTVAATGLEVWGPRGITDVTWNGSPVRSRLSGTGSLLALRPLPGVGRVALPALDGGWRRRTENPESAPDFDDSTWTVADRKTSHSVTPVPDGQPVLFADDYGFHYGDVWYRGHFTAAADDAVESVSLAYSTGTQGLLMAWLDGEPLGTHRMPVPDDSTARKGSWADTATFAVPEELREKLAERLAESDDERVLSVLVRRMQHDQDGEALDTHKVARGLTAVTFKGASPKVSWRVQGETAPDPVRGPQNNGGLYGEREGWHLPGFEDADWEKGEKAELPRADRRQGVTWYRTAFRLTVAPGTDASIGLVLDDDPARAYRVQIFLNGWNMGQYVNDVGPQHTFVLPNGILRTRGSNTLALAVLSDGTTEAGPKDVRLTLLGAAAGGVPVTPVASPGR, via the coding sequence TTGGGGCTCAGCAGAAGAACTTTCAGCGTCCTCGCCGGTACGGCGGCGCTCGGCTTCACGCTGGGCGGCAGCGAGGGGACACCGAACAGCGCCACCGCCTCCCGCAGGGTGCTCACCGGGCCCGCGCCGGGCCCGCCCGCCGCCGACGGGGTCCGGCACACGGTCGGCTTCGACCGGTACTCGCTGCTGGTGGACGGGCGGCGGCTGGTCCTGTGGTCGGGCGAGATGCATCCCTTCCGGCTGCCGAGCCCGTCGCTGTGGCGGGACGTGCTCCAGAAGATGCGCGCGCACGGCTACAACGCGGTGAGCGTCTACGTCGCCTGGAACTACCACTCCCCCGCGCCCGGCAGCTACGACTTCACGGGCGTGCGCGACCTCGACCTGTTCCTGCGGACGGCCGCCGAGACCGGTCTGTACGTGATCCTGCGTCCGGGCCCCTACATCAACGCGGAGGTCGACGGCGGCGGCTTCCCGGGCTGGCTGACGGTCACCGAGGGCCTGGCCCGCACCGCCGACCCGGCCTATCTGAAGCACGCCGACGAATGGCTCGGCGAGGTGAACAGGATCGGGGCCCGGCACCAGTTCACCCGGGGCACGGGCACCGTGCTGCTCTACCAGATCGAGAACGAGTACGACGCGTACGTCACCGAGCCGGCCGGCCGCGACTACATGTCCCATCTGTACAAGAAGGTGCGCGCCGACGGCATCGACGTACCGCTGTTCCACAACGACAAGGGCCACAACGACAAGGGGCACGACGGCAAGGGGCACGACGACCAGGGCCCGAACGGCTACTGGCCCCCCGGCTCCTTCGACACCGGGGGCGAGAAGGGCCACTGGCTGTACGGCTTCGACGGGTACCCCTCGCCCGAGCAGGTGCCGCCGGACTGGGGGCACTTCGGGCCCGGCGGCGCCAGGGGCGGGGCGACGGCGAGCCCGAAGACGCCGGGGTTCGTCGCAGAGTTCGGCGGGGGCGGGTTCGACCCGTGGGGCGGATCCCCGTTCCAGGGCAAGGGGTACGCGCAGGCCCGGCGCACCCGGGACGCGGCCTACGAGCGGCGCTTCTACCTGACCAACCTCGCCAACGGCATCACCCTGCACAACGTCTACATGACCTTCGGCGGCACCTCCTGGGGCTGGCTGCCCGCGCCGGTCGTCTACACCTCGTACGACTACGGGGCGGCCTTCGACGAGGGGCGGGTGGCCACCGCGAAGCTCGCGCCGATGCACCAGACGGGGCATCTGCTGCAACGTCAGCCGGACTTGGCCAGGCTGCGGCCGGCCGCGGCGGTGAAACCGGCGGACGAGCGGCTGAAGGCGTACCACCTGACCAACCCGGACACCGGCGCGCATGTGTACGTCCTGCGCAACGACAGCGCCGAACGCGTCACCACGACCCTGCCCGGCACCGCCTTCGACGTGCCGGTCTCCGTCCCGGCCGAGGACGCCCGGATGCTGGCGACCGACATGGATCTCGGGCAGTGGAAGCTGCGGTACTCCACCGTGCAGCCGATGTTCTGCGTGACCGCCGGGCGGCAGGACATCGCCGTGTTCGCGGGCCCGCGCGGCGAGATGGCCCAGGTCGTCCTCGACTGCGCGCTGGAGCCGACGACGACCCGGCTGGACCCCGATCCGGCCTGGGTGTACGACCGTGGTCTGCTGCGGGTGACCGCGCCGCTCGGCGCCGGCGGGCTGACCCGGGTGAAGGTGGAGGGCGGCGGGCACGACCGGTCGCTGCTGCTGCTCTTCGTCGACGACGCGACCTCCCTGCGGCTGTTCCCGCGCGACACCCCGTCGGGCTCGGTGCTGGTGTACGGCCCCGCGCTGGTGCGTGACGTGACCCTGCGCGACAGCACGGTCCGGCTGACCGGCGACACGGTCGCGGCGACCGGCCTGGAGGTGTGGGGTCCGCGCGGGATCACCGACGTCACTTGGAACGGGAGCCCGGTGCGGTCGCGGCTCAGCGGCACCGGAAGCCTGCTGGCCCTGCGTCCGCTGCCGGGCGTGGGACGGGTCGCGCTGCCCGCCCTGGACGGCGGCTGGCGGCGCCGGACGGAGAACCCCGAGTCGGCGCCGGACTTCGACGACTCGACGTGGACGGTCGCGGACCGGAAGACGTCGCACAGCGTCACGCCCGTGCCCGACGGACAGCCTGTGCTGTTCGCGGACGACTACGGCTTCCACTACGGGGACGTCTGGTACCGGGGGCACTTCACCGCCGCCGCCGACGACGCCGTCGAGTCCGTCTCCCTCGCCTACAGCACGGGCACGCAGGGCCTGTTGATGGCCTGGCTGGACGGGGAGCCGCTGGGCACGCACCGGATGCCGGTGCCGGACGACAGCACGGCGCGGAAGGGGAGTTGGGCGGACACGGCCACCTTTGCGGTGCCGGAGGAACTGCGCGAGAAGCTGGCCGAGCGGCTCGCCGAGTCCGACGACGAGCGCGTTCTGTCGGTCCTGGTCCGGCGGATGCAGCACGACCAGGACGGCGAGGCGCTCGACACCCACAAGGTGGCGCGCGGGCTGACCGCGGTGACCTTCAAGGGGGCCTCGCCGAAGGTGAGTTGGCGGGTGCAGGGCGAGACGGCACCCGATCCGGTGCGCGGGCCGCAGAACAACGGCGGGCTGTACGGCGAACGCGAGGGCTGGCACCTGCCGGGGTTCGAGGACGCGGACTGGGAGAAGGGGGAGAAGGCGGAGCTGCCGCGCGCCGACCGCCGGCAGGGGGTCACCTGGTACCGGACCGCCTTCCGGCTGACCGTAGCCCCGGGGACCGACGCCTCGATCGGTCTCGTCCTGGACGACGACCCGGCCCGCGCCTACCGCGTGCAGATCTTCCTCAACGGCTGGAACATGGGCCAGTACGTCAACGACGTGGGCCCGCAGCACACCTTCGTCCTCCCGAACGGGATCCTGCGCACCCGCGGTTCCAACACCCTGGCCCTGGCGGTCCTGTCCGACGGCACCACCGAGGCGGGCCCGAAGGACGTACGGCTGACGCTGCTGGGCGCGGCGGCCGGAGGGGTGCCGGTGACACCGGTGGCCTCCCCCGGCCGCTGA
- a CDS encoding alpha-N-arabinofuranosidase produces MSTTARFTLDPAFTVGEVNPRLFGSFVEHLGRCVYTGIFEPGHPTADEDGIRGDVLDLVRELGATAIRYPGGNFVSGYKWEDSVGPAEDRPRRLDLAWHSTETNRFGLSEYIAFLRKLGPQAEPMMAVNLGTRGVAEALELQEYANHTEGTALSDLRARHGDKDPFGIRLWCLGNEMDGPWQTGHKTAEEYGRIAAETARAMRQIDPRVELVACGSSSQSMPTFAEWEATVLKETYDLVDHISLHAYYWPENGDIDSFLASAVDMESFIDNVVATADHVGATLKSKKRINLSFDEWNVWYLPEWEAHAKTFEQDDWPEAPRLLEDNYSVTDAVVFGSLLIALLRHADRVTVACLAQLVNVIAPIMTEPGGPAWRQTTFFPFAQAAKHGRGQVLDVRVDSPTYETKKYGEADLLHATAVRADDGTVTVFAVNRGRTEALPLEVALAGLGLTSVVEHSALADADPDARNTLDDPERIAPHAVEGTTLTDGTLTAVLEPLSWNVIRLA; encoded by the coding sequence ATGAGCACCACCGCCCGCTTCACCCTCGACCCCGCCTTCACCGTCGGGGAGGTCAACCCCCGGCTCTTCGGATCCTTCGTGGAACATCTCGGGCGCTGCGTCTACACCGGCATCTTCGAGCCGGGCCACCCCACCGCCGACGAGGACGGAATCCGTGGGGACGTCCTGGACCTGGTCCGCGAACTCGGCGCGACAGCCATCCGCTACCCCGGAGGCAACTTCGTCTCCGGCTACAAGTGGGAGGACTCGGTCGGCCCCGCCGAGGACCGCCCCCGCCGCCTCGACCTGGCCTGGCACTCCACGGAGACGAACCGCTTCGGCCTCTCCGAGTACATCGCCTTCCTCCGCAAGCTCGGCCCGCAGGCCGAACCCATGATGGCCGTGAACCTCGGCACCCGGGGCGTCGCCGAGGCACTGGAACTCCAGGAGTACGCCAACCACACCGAGGGCACCGCCCTGTCGGACCTGCGCGCCAGGCACGGCGACAAGGACCCCTTCGGCATCAGGCTCTGGTGCCTCGGCAACGAGATGGACGGCCCCTGGCAGACCGGCCACAAGACCGCCGAGGAGTACGGCAGGATCGCCGCCGAGACGGCCCGCGCGATGCGCCAGATCGATCCCCGCGTCGAACTGGTCGCCTGCGGCTCCTCCAGCCAGTCCATGCCGACCTTCGCCGAGTGGGAGGCCACGGTCCTCAAGGAGACCTACGACCTCGTCGACCACATCTCCCTGCACGCCTACTACTGGCCCGAGAACGGCGACATCGACTCCTTCCTCGCCTCCGCCGTCGACATGGAGTCCTTCATCGACAACGTGGTCGCGACCGCCGACCACGTCGGCGCGACCCTCAAGTCGAAGAAGCGGATCAACCTCTCCTTCGACGAGTGGAACGTCTGGTACCTGCCCGAGTGGGAGGCGCACGCGAAGACGTTCGAGCAGGACGACTGGCCCGAGGCCCCCCGCCTGCTGGAGGACAACTACAGCGTCACCGACGCCGTCGTCTTCGGCTCGCTCCTCATCGCCCTGCTCCGGCACGCCGACCGCGTCACCGTCGCCTGCCTCGCCCAGCTGGTCAACGTCATCGCCCCGATCATGACCGAGCCGGGCGGCCCGGCCTGGCGCCAGACGACCTTCTTCCCGTTCGCCCAGGCAGCGAAGCACGGCCGCGGCCAGGTCCTCGACGTCCGCGTGGACTCCCCGACGTACGAGACGAAGAAGTACGGCGAGGCCGACCTGCTGCACGCCACCGCCGTACGCGCCGACGACGGCACGGTCACCGTCTTCGCGGTCAACCGCGGCCGCACCGAGGCCCTCCCGCTGGAGGTCGCCCTGGCCGGCCTCGGCCTCACCTCGGTCGTCGAGCACAGCGCCCTCGCCGACGCCGACCCGGACGCCCGCAACACCCTGGACGACCCCGAGCGGATCGCCCCGCACGCCGTCGAGGGCACGACCCTGACGGACGGCACCCTGACCGCCGTCCTGGAGCCGCTGTCCTGGAACGTGATCCGGCTGGCGTAG
- a CDS encoding carbohydrate ABC transporter permease, with translation MSTATQTAETPVRPRRPWTPSQIVLTLLGAAVSVVFLAPFVWALFTSLKSETEAVEVPPHWLPEDWTGQGWTALFETGNITNWFVNSLVVSVCVTSVVLLVSALAGYGFARTEFRGKGVLMGVVMAGLMISPAVLGVPLFTTVQQMGMVDTYWGMILPQCAPAAMVYILYKFFQGIPRELEEAAFIDGAGRWRVFFTIIVPLSRPSLAAVGIFTFIASWNNFLWPYMVTNNPDLMTMPNGIATVMNSYGIQWAQLMAGGLMAGLPLIIVFVFFQRQIVAGVAHTGLAGQ, from the coding sequence ATGAGCACCGCCACACAGACAGCGGAGACACCCGTCAGGCCCCGCAGGCCCTGGACGCCCAGCCAGATCGTCCTCACCCTCCTCGGCGCGGCCGTCTCCGTCGTCTTCCTCGCCCCGTTCGTCTGGGCCCTGTTCACCTCACTCAAGTCGGAGACCGAGGCCGTCGAGGTGCCGCCGCACTGGCTGCCCGAGGACTGGACGGGCCAGGGGTGGACGGCACTCTTCGAGACCGGCAACATCACCAACTGGTTCGTCAACTCCCTCGTCGTGTCGGTGTGCGTGACCTCCGTGGTGCTGCTCGTGAGCGCACTCGCCGGATACGGGTTCGCGCGCACCGAGTTCCGCGGCAAGGGCGTCCTGATGGGCGTCGTCATGGCGGGCCTGATGATCTCCCCCGCGGTCCTCGGTGTGCCGCTGTTCACCACCGTCCAGCAGATGGGGATGGTCGACACCTACTGGGGCATGATCCTGCCGCAGTGCGCGCCCGCCGCGATGGTCTACATCCTCTACAAGTTCTTCCAGGGCATTCCGCGCGAACTGGAGGAGGCCGCGTTCATCGACGGCGCCGGACGCTGGCGGGTCTTCTTCACCATCATCGTGCCGCTGTCCCGCCCCTCCCTGGCGGCGGTCGGCATCTTCACCTTCATCGCCTCCTGGAACAACTTCCTGTGGCCGTACATGGTGACCAACAACCCCGATCTGATGACCATGCCGAACGGCATCGCGACCGTCATGAACTCCTACGGCATCCAGTGGGCCCAGCTCATGGCCGGCGGTCTCATGGCGGGCCTGCCGCTGATCATCGTCTTCGTCTTCTTCCAACGCCAGATCGTGGCGGGTGTCGCGCACACCGGCCTCGCGGGCCAGTGA
- a CDS encoding sugar ABC transporter permease, translated as MMATSAQTAIAPPRAKVAARGATLRRGQGFQHGGWFVAPFLALFALFVIWPLLRGIYLSFTDANIAGDSANFIGLDNYREALKDPLMWDSLGHSAYFTLLVVPSITVLAFLLAMLAHHIERAKWLWRLCFFAPFLLPSTVAGNLWQWLFNPGTGMINHVFGIETPWLADKSYAMLAVVICTLWWTIGFSFLLYLAALQGIPAHLYEAAKLDGANAWHRLVHITVPMLGHITGLVIALQILASLQVFDQAVVMMDFSPGPEESTRTFVQYTLEEGFTSYRVGYASAISIIFFVIIAAVALARMWLLRNREEGGR; from the coding sequence ATGATGGCGACCAGCGCCCAGACCGCGATCGCACCTCCGCGCGCCAAGGTCGCCGCGCGCGGTGCCACCCTCCGCCGGGGGCAGGGCTTCCAGCACGGCGGCTGGTTCGTCGCCCCGTTCCTCGCGCTGTTCGCGCTGTTCGTGATCTGGCCGCTGCTGCGCGGCATCTATCTCAGCTTCACGGACGCCAACATCGCCGGCGACAGCGCGAACTTCATCGGCCTCGACAACTACCGCGAGGCCCTCAAAGACCCGCTGATGTGGGACTCGCTCGGCCACAGCGCGTACTTCACGCTCCTGGTCGTGCCCTCCATCACCGTCCTCGCGTTCCTCCTCGCGATGCTCGCCCACCACATCGAGCGCGCCAAGTGGCTGTGGCGGCTGTGCTTCTTCGCCCCGTTCCTGCTGCCCTCCACTGTCGCGGGCAACCTGTGGCAGTGGCTGTTCAACCCAGGCACCGGAATGATCAACCACGTCTTCGGCATCGAGACGCCGTGGCTGGCCGACAAGTCGTACGCCATGCTCGCCGTCGTCATCTGCACCCTGTGGTGGACGATCGGCTTCAGCTTCCTGCTCTACCTCGCCGCGCTCCAGGGCATCCCCGCGCACCTCTACGAGGCCGCCAAGCTGGACGGCGCGAACGCCTGGCACCGTCTCGTCCACATCACGGTGCCGATGCTGGGCCACATCACCGGCCTCGTCATCGCCCTGCAGATCCTCGCTTCGCTCCAGGTCTTCGACCAGGCCGTCGTGATGATGGACTTCTCGCCCGGCCCGGAGGAATCGACCCGCACCTTCGTGCAGTACACCCTCGAAGAGGGCTTCACCAGCTACCGCGTGGGCTACGCCTCCGCGATCTCCATCATCTTCTTCGTGATCATCGCGGCCGTCGCCCTCGCCCGGATGTGGCTGCTGCGCAACCGTGAGGAGGGCGGCCGATGA